The following are from one region of the Arachis duranensis cultivar V14167 chromosome 10, aradu.V14167.gnm2.J7QH, whole genome shotgun sequence genome:
- the LOC107468280 gene encoding 14-3-3-like protein C produces the protein MASRENFVYIAKLAEQAERYEEMVDAMKNVAKLNVELTVEERNLLSVGYKNVVGSRRASWRILSSIEQKEEAKGNNVSVQRIKDYRKKVESELSNICSDIMDVIDNHLIPMAAGESSVFFNKMKGDYYRYLAEFKAGDERKEAADQSMKAYQEASSIADTELPPTHPIRLGLALNFSVFYYEILNSPERACHLAKQAFDLAISELDTLSEESYKDSTLIMQLLRDNLTLWTSDIPEEGAEEQKVESARAPGGEAAE, from the exons ATGGCTTCCCGTGAAAATTTTGTCTACATCGCCAAGCTCGCTGAACAAGCCGAGCGCTACGAAG AAATGGTGGACGCGATGAAGAATGTGGCGAAGCTTAACGTTGAATTAACCGTTGAAGAGAGGAACCTTCTTTCAGTTGGGTACAAGAACGTGGTTGGTTCGCGCAGGGCTTCGTGGAGGATCCTTTCCTCCATTGAGCAGAAGGAGGAAGCTAAAGGGAACAATGTCAGTGTTCAGCGCATAAAGGACTACAGGAAGAAAGTGGAATCTGAGTTGTCAAACATTTGCAGTGATATCATGGATGTTATTGATAATCATCTTATTCCCATGGCCGCTGGTGAATCCAGTGTCTTTTTCAACAAAAT GAAAGGTGACTATTACCGGTATCTTGCCGAGTTTAAGGCCGGAGATGAGAGAAAAGAGGCTGCTGATCAGTCCATGAAAGCATATCAG GAAGCTTCCTCCATAGCAGACACTGAATTACCACCCACTCACCCCATCAGATTGGGTTTGGCTTTGAATTTCTCTGTTTTCTACTATGAAATCTTGAACTCTCCTGAAAG GGCCTGTCACCTTGCTAAACAGGCTTTTGATTTAGCGATCTCTGAGTTGGATACTCTGAGTGAGGAGTCTTACAAAGACAGCACACTAATTATGCAGCTTCTGAGGGACAACCTCACCTTGTGGACTTCTGACATCCCTGAAGAAGGAG CTGAGGAACAAAAGGTGGAATCTGCCCGAGCTCCAGGAGGTGAAGCTGCAGAG TAA